AATCCTTATCTTTTAAATCAATTGCAGCCAACGACAGTCTTCTTCTCCGCATATATTCTGATAAACTTATGCCTGCTAAAAATGAAAACATCCGCTTAAAATGATACTCTGAACAGTAAGCAATTTTAGATACTTCACTATAGTCAATTTCCTCTGTTAAGTGCTCATCAATATATGTCAATGCATTATTCATACTTCTTAAAGAATCCATTGAACAACCTCCTTTCATCATCAACATTATCAAAGGGTGCGTTTTTCTATCCGACAATCTGTGCACAATATAGTCGATTCTGTTTTAAAGACAGTACCAGGTATGCAAACAATTTTGAATTGTGTCTGTATCTGGTACTACTAATTATATTATAAAGCATCCCTGTCACTCATACAGTTCAAAATATTCCGAATTTAATGAGTGACAGGGAGGATTGACTAGTTTTAACTCTTAAGTCTCATCCTATAGCTCTTCTGTCTTATAAACATAATACCCTTCATAATGGTAACTTGCGTCGATTCCATTCAAATAAACATCTCGATCATTGATTTTATTTGTTAAAGCTGCTTTCAAAAGAACTTTAATTTCAACATCTTTTATTGGACTTCTTTCCATTGCTAAAAGATAATCTTCTTTATTAATTCTACTCCAATCAACAACTTGTTTTAATTTCTTTTTCAATATATTGTCAAGCCATATTCTCATACTTCTTCCATTGCTTTCTCTAAAAGGATGAGCGATATTCATCTCAACATATTTTTCAATAATTTCATCAAAAGTGGATTGAGGCATTTTTTCAATATTTTGAAGGGCAACTTATAGATATATCACAGGTGCAAAACGAAAATTGCCTTTTATAATATTTACATCACGGACTTTTCCAGCGAATTCATAAATTTCTCCGAATAGATAATCATGAATTTTCGATAAGGCTTTATAAGTTCCAACTTCCAAAGAATTTAAAAAGCCAGTTTCAAACATTTCCAAAGCTTTTTTCTTACTAATTTTTCCCTCCACACGTGCTAGTTCCGCAGCATTTATAATACCTAATTTATTTTCAAGCACCATTACTTTACCCTCCTCTTAACATAATTTTCATTTTATAAGACAAAGTTCATGAATATACGACAAAACAATCATAATATCTCTTTTATAACGTAATGATACAGATTAACGTATTAATTTAAAAGAGCAGCCGTTAAATTGAAGTCAATATCTGTTCTATCCACTCCCTAATTGATTATTGCTACTGTCTACTCAACCTGGTTATTTTTCCGACACTCTTGATCTGTTCTCACAAACAAAGAAACACCCATTTCGCCGAGTTGACAAAATAGATGTTTCTTCTTAAAACATTGCTATATCAATATTTATTACCTAGACATCAATACCACGCACTCCACATGGGACGAGTTGATGGCATTGATGTCATATTACTTTGCCCGTCTGTGGAAACATATCAGCAGCATTTTTGGAACTATCGGTAGACGGGAACATATCCAGCGGTTTTTGACCATTTTAAGAAATTTCGGTATGAGAGAACCTATCAATGGAATTCTCAACACCAGCCTTTTAGAGATTAAGGGAAGACTCTATAGACTTCTTCATATTATTAACGAGTTCAGTCACCTCAGAATCCATTCCTTTCCACTTATCAATATACCCTCCTAGATAAGCCTTTCTTGCTTTGTCAAGTAAAATGGCATGCTCATAAGGTAATTGAGGTATTGCCCATTCAGCTGCCAGATCTTTTGATCTGATTTCACCAGTAGATGCTGTCACCCACATTCTGGCTAAAGTTAAAATCACATTGCGTTCGTCACCTTTAATGCTAGTTATCAACCCGGGCAACGATTCTTTAATTGCTTTTCGAATATCTGTCATCGGCACAGGCTCAATTACTTCTGTTGCCTTTGGTCCCAAAAGGTTAATACTATTTTTTCTTAGTTGTGCTAAAAGTATTGCTAAATCCGGATCATAAGTCGGCTCAGGAATATCTCCCTTTTCAAACTGCTCTCTTAGCCACTCGCCGTACATAAATTCATATCTGGGAGGAAAATGCCAAGGAATAATATCTTTTTGATTAATGACTGTAACTTCAAGAGGTCTCATATCTTTTGTGTTTCCTATTTTCCCAGATATAAGCATTAGTCTGTCTGTAAGATCTCTTCGAGTTCTTTCAGATAAACTACGATTTATTACAACCAAAATATCTACATCGCTATTAATGCGTAATCCTCCCATAACAGCAGAACCGTACAAATATATACCCACTAATATACTATCGAGTAGCTCCTCTATAATTTTCGATGCTTGAATTGCTTCTTTCGGTATTTCTTTGTTATTCATATTCTCGACTGCGAGCTCCTTTCGCGCAAACTTTCTGGGCATCCCGACACATATCTCGAGACCTTTATGGATGTAATTGGGGATGATTCCTTGGACTTATCCCGTACATTTAAATTAAAACTGGTTTATTTTAGAAGATTTTACTGCTTTCAAAAAATCCTCAGGTGCTTCTGCAAATTGCAGCTTTTCAAAATCTTTTTGCGGCATATGTTCTTTTAGAATGGTTAAACATTCCTCCAAATCATTTTTTCTATATCCGATTATTGGGTCTGTTAAAAAAGCAAATCCAAAATCAGAATACAATTTTATTGCACGAAAGCTGGATGGTTGTGTATGAAGAAATACCGGATAGTCATTCTCTTTAATACTTCTCATAACAATGGAAAGTAAAGCTCTACCAATGCCTGATCCTTCATAGTTTTTCCGGACTTTAAACCAATGTATTGTAGAAATTTTTTCATATGCCTTCCACGCAAAGCACGTCCCTATAGGAGTATCATTTTTATCACAAACAAATAAACACTTCTGAAAAAATAAATCTTCTTTACTTCCGTAAACATCATTAAAGTATTCCGTCATAAACCCATTATATTCTTTGGCAGATTTCACATCGTCAAACGGCATCTCTTTCCATATATCCAGTTCATCTCTTCTACATGTTCTAACATGATACTCATCTGACAACTCAGAAATGGCATTGGAATTTAATGCTTTGCACATCATAAAAAGATTTTTTTCAGGAATCCCATTTTCTAAATTCAAACTAGCTCGTTCCATGATTTTCTGTATTATGGGCGTTTTGGCGTCCGCATAGTGTTGAACATGCCTCCATTTATTCTTTGCCAAGTTTCGCTTAACTTGTGCATATTTGTCTCGATCAGCATCATTAGTCCGCAACCAATCTCGAAAACGTAACATTCTATCAATCTCTGATGTGCCCGAACTGAACACATGCAGATTGATGTCGGTATCGGGTCCTTTGAACAGGCGGTGTTCGAACCACTCGGGTTCCCGAATCCGCAATATATAGCCAGCTGATTCCAATGCCGGAACATAGGATAGCTCGTCGGCAGAGTCCTTCACAACCAGCAGCATATCAATTATTGGTTTGGCACAAAGCCCCGGTACCGAGGTCGAGCCTACATGTTCAATCTGCAAGGCTTTGTTGCCGAGTACTGAACGAATCCGGTTCGCTTCCTGTTCAAACAAATCAGACCAACTCGGATCGTATTCGACAAGAGTAATCGGTGCATTGTGCGGCTTAAGTTCAGCAACCATGTTTTTTTGCAGCTCTTCATCACTCCTTGGTGTGGAGTTATTTTCAGATAGCATCATATCGCACTCCTTTGCTGTTTATGTTGCGGGTGTTTCAATTTTATCTTTTCTCTTTTTTGTTGGCCGATACAATCAGCATCATGGGACGGCGCATTTCATCCTGCATCCCCGGAATATCCATCATGTTTTCCGGCGGCTGCGGCTCCACAATCTGATTTATTATAAAACCATTTGAAAGCAGTGTATTTAGATATGTGGTCAGTGTTCTATGATATTTTGTAACCTTTTCTCCCAAAAACACAGCTGTCCGTTTGCCCTCATAATAATAATTATCCACCGGAAAATGCAGTATTTCTCCTTTTTCGTTATAATGCCAGTCTTGTGTTCCATAGGCAGTAAAAACAGGATGTTCAACCGTAAAAACTAGCTTACCACCAGACTTCAGTATTCTATATATCTTTTTTACTAAAATCTCATAATCTGCTACATAGTGAAACGCAAGTGAACTTAATATTACATCAAAACTCTCCTCTGGGAATTCCACATCTTCTATAGCACAGCATTTATATTCAACCTGTGGAAAATGTGTTTTTTCTTTGGCTACCTCGAGCATTTTATGAGAAATATCAACACCTACAACAGAAGACGCTCCGTGTTCCATCGCATAAATACAGTGCCATCCATAGCCGCATCCTAAATCAAGCACACGCTTATCTTTAAAATCCGGCAATAGCTTTTTCAACGTTTCCCATTCACCTGCACCGGCTAAACCCTGCTGCGAGCGGCTCATTTGACTATATTTTTTAAAAAATATGGTCTTATCATATTTATTTTCTTTCATCTGAATTTCCTTTCGTTAAAAAGAATGTTGTCATTTTATTATTTTATGCGCTTCAACAAACAATATGTCAGGTATATCATTGCATTTGCAAAGCAGTCTGTTTTTAATAAAAATTGGGACTACTTTTGAGTAGCCAACAACACACTATTCATCTAAATTCAATGCCAATTACTTTGGTAAGTCTTTAATTTTTTGGTGCATCAATAAAAGTTGTCCCAAGCTGGCATTTAAGTGTCCTATTTTGTGCTGTGTGTGTTTAATTTTATCTGCTAGCAATTTTTCTATATTTTGACGGTCCTGGACTGACATTGTCTCAATCGCTTCGATTGTTTCTAATCGTTCATCAAGCTCAACTAGTTGCTGTATCTCTTTTAATGAGTAATCTAGGTGCTTGAGTTTTTGAATATGGGACAGTCGTTCAATATCCTTTTCATTATAACGTCGTGCATACTCATCACGGCTAGGGCTGACTAAGCCCAGTTTTTCATAATATCGGATTGTATCTTTTGACAGACCTGTTCTGATTACCACGTCATTCATTCTCAATTTGAACAACCTCTCTTGACATGGAGTTCACTCCATCTTTTAGAATAAGTATAACAAATAATTTTAGGAGTGAGTAAATGTTAATATTAAGAATTGTTACCTTTCTATACGGACTATTGACGATCATAGCAATTGGTGAAGAGGCAAAGTCCAATGGAATCCAATGGGTGCATGGCCTCTATCCGGTTTTTTCCTTATGTTTGATGTATATCGCTATCAAAGTTGAACCGAGCATTGTACTTTATATCGGTCTTCTTGGTTTATTCATCGCAGCTATCACTAGTGGTTTGATAACTAATACGTTTCAATGGAAACATATTATCGCGCGTTTGGTTATTTCACTCATTTTATTGTGGTCGTGGAACAATTTAAGTTAAACAAAAAAGCAGCTCCAAGGCTGCTCTAATTTTATTCCTATAATCTTTTATCTATTTCGTCTTATCAAAACTGATGACGGTTTTCCCCTGCGAGTGACCATGAGCAACCTTGTCTAGTGCTTCATTGATTTGTTCAAAAGAGTAAACGGAATCAATCGAAGATTTTACTTGAAGTTTTGTAAATAAATCTGAAATCTCTTGCAGTTGTCGACCATTTGCTTCAACAAAAACGAAATCATAGGTCACTCCATATTTATTAGCCAATTGATCAAATTTACGCCCGACAAGTCCAAATAACAACTGTTTCCATTTTGGAAGATTCATTCGTTTGGCAAAAGCACCATTTGGCATACCACGAAGAGAGACTAGCCGCCCATCCTTTTTAAGAATGCCCATTTGTTTCTCGGTCTCGATTCCCCCAAGTGTGTCAAGAACGTAATCAATTTGACTCAATATTTGCGTGTAGTTTTCAGTTTTGTAATCAATAAATTGATCGGCACCAAGCTTTATCACACGTTTTTTATTTGAGACGTTACCATTCGTAATGACTGTCAGTCCCTTGGCTTTTGCTATAGGAATGGCCATCGCTCCAACGCCGCCCGTACCACCTGAAATGAAAAGAGTTTTACCACTTTCAGCTTCCATCAGCTCCAATGCCTGGATAATCGTCAACGCAGTTAACGGAACGAAAAAGATGTTGACCAGTTCCCACCTACTACCTATTAATTATTGGATATCATTCCCAATTTCAATCGTTTCCAAACCCATTATACAAAAAATCAGCCTCTTGAATATGGTAAACACATTCAAAAAGCTGATATAACAACATATTACCCTTTTACCTTTTGCATCAATAATATCGTCTCAACATGCGTTGTATGCGGGAATTGGTCAACGGGTTGCACAGTAATGAGTTCGTAACCGAAGTCGCGTAACCACGTTAAGTCGTCCGCTAAACTCTTTGGACTACATGAAATATACACTACTTTGTCTGTTCCGAAACGGCCAATACTACGCATGACTTTTCCGCCTGCTCCACTTCTTGGTGGGTCCAGAACGAGTAAATCAGGGTGTCCCCAAGCCTCTTTCAGGTCGATTAAACCTTGACGTGCATCGCGGGTCATAAAGAATGTATTAGCTAGTCCGTTATCTTCCGCATTTCGTCTTGCAGAAATGATGGAATTCTCGACAATTTCGATTCCCGCTAAGTCTTTGCTATTTTTTGCTAATGGTAAACTGAATGTACCGACGCCACAGAAAAGATCCAGAACGCGCATGTCTTCGTTTACATCCGCCATTTCCAAAGCAAGTTCGACAAGTTTCTCGGCTTGGATCGGATTCGCCTGGAAGAATGTATCTGGCCAGATACGGTATTTGAAGCCGTTTAGTTCATCATTAATGTAATCACGTCCGTGCAAAATAAACGTCTCGTCTGCTTGGATTCTCTCCGCTGAAGAGGCATGTTCAACCCACTGCAGACTGACTAGGTTCTTAAATTGCGTGGTCAATCGTGTCACTAAATCGTCAGCCGCTGCTTGATATTTTCCTGGTCCTTCTGTCACGTAAAGGATAATCATCAGTTCATCGGTCGCAAAGGAGTAACGCATTAATAAGTTACGCAATAGCCCTTCTTGGGTTGTCTTTTCATAACCTGGTAAATCGTAATCTTTTTGCCATTTACTGATAGTGTGCTTCACGTCTACCATAATTTGCGGGGCTAAAATAGAATCTTCCAAATCGATAACACGGCGGAAGTTCCCTTGCTGATGCATACCAAGCTCACCATTAGGTCCAAAGGTTAATTCCATTTTGTTACGGTAACGATTCGGTTCGTCCATTCCGATAATCGGTTTTACGACTGATATGTCAAAATCTTTCTCTTGTAAATAGGTTTTGACCATGTCCATTTTATATTCTAGCTGTGCAGCGTATTTCATGTACTGAAGTGGAGTCCCACCAGAGACAGCTTCGTGGGTTGGAATGTCTAAATTCCGAGTCGGTCCTGGTTGCAGTAATTCGTCATACTCCACAACTGCTTTACGACGCCCTTTCGCATTGGGAATCGTTACACGTACAACATCTCCCGGAACAACATTCGTAACATTAATTGTTAAACCTCTTCCGTTCGACCCTCTTTCGGGTGGATGGATATGTTTAACATAACCGTATCCTTCGGGGGTAATCCTTTTAATTGTGACATCCAAAACTTCTGTTGGATATGTTTTCTTTTTCATATACTCACCTCAAAAATTTTCTCGATTCAACGCTTGTATCTTTTCTATTATACTCGAGTAAGTGAGATTAAACACTACCATTTAGTGGGTTATGGGATTGAGAAACGCTGACTCAAATCTATTTTCTCGTTTGAGTCGGCGTTTTGGACGGATAACGCTGACTCAAATCTATTTTCTCGTTTGAGCCGGCGTTTTGGCTCGATAACGCTGACTCAAACCCAGTTTCCCGTTTGAGTCGGCGTTTTGGCTCGATAACGCTGACTCAAACCCAGTTTCTCGTTTGAGCCGGCGTTTTGACTCGATAACGCTGACTCAAACATCTTTTCCCATTTGAGTTAGCACCCCTTGCCACATGAAAAAACACACCAACCATTTTCAGAATGGCGGTGTGTTCGTAATCAATTATTTATTAACATTTTCCAATGCAACGACACACTCTACGTGCAGTGTTTGCGGGAATAGGTCAACAGGTGTTACTTCAGTTGCTTTGAAGCCTTTTTCATCAAATAATGCCAAGTCGCGCGCCAATGTAGATGGGTTGCAGCTCACATAAACGATACGGTCTGGATTCATTTCAACAGCTGCATCGATGAATGATAGCTCCAAACCTTTACGTGGTGGGTCGACTAAAATGACATCTGCTTTAACGCCTTTTTCTGCCCATTGTGGTAGCAATTCTTCGGCTGCTCCAACTTCAAATGTTACGTTAGAAATATTATTTTCTTCTGCGTTGCGTTTTGCCATTTCGATTGCATCTGGAACGATTTCCATTGCAAATACGTGCTCAGCTTTATCAGCAAGTGCAAGCGAGATTGTTCCGATTCCACAGTAAGCATCCACAACTGTTTCTTTCCCAGTTAGTTTTGCTGCTTCTAGTGCTAGAGAGTACAATTCTTCGGTTTGTTTTGGGTTAATTTGGTAGAACGATTTTGAGCTGATCGCAAATGTATGACCCAACAATGTATCGTGGTACGCATCTTCGCCATATAAAACAATGTTCTCTTCGCCCAAAATAACATTTGTACGTCTTGGGTTGACGTTTTGAACAATGCTGACAACTTCTGGCAATGCTTCACGAATATCTGGAATAATTTTGCTCAATGGGAATAGTTTCGCCGTACGCGTTACTAAAACAATCATCATTTCGCCTGTGTAGTAACCGCGACGTACCATAATGTGACGGATATTCCCGATATTTTTACGTTCGTCATAAGGTTTGATACCGTACTCTTGTAAAATATCACGCACTTTAAGAATCGCTTCGTCGATTTTTGGATCTTGAATATGGAAATTTTCCATTGGGATTAATTCGTGTGTGCCTTTACGGAAGAAGCCTGTTACCAATTTACCATCTTTACCACGTACAGGAATTTGTGCTTTGTTACGGTAACCCCATGGATTACTCATACCAATTGTCTCGTGAACTTTGATGTTTGGTAATTTAGCGATACGTTTCAAGTCTTGAACAACCATATTTTGTTTGAACGCAAGTTGTGCGCTATAACGCATATGTTGTAAAGGCATTGTTCCAACGCGTGTTCCCAATACATCTGTTGTTGGGATGCGGTCTTCTGAGGTTGTCAAACGCTCTACGATACGTGCGAAACCATATGATTTACCAAGTTTTGTTACTTTGATTGTTGCTGTTTCGCCTGGTAGACCGTCTACAACGAACAATGGGTAACCATCAACTTTTGCGACACCTAATCCTTCCGACGTTAAATCTTCAAATGCAGCTGTTAAGATTTCGTTCTTAGCAACAGGTAATCCTTCATAATTGTTTTTCATTTATATACTCCTTCAAAAATGTCCATTTAGATACAAGTTTATTATAGCAGACAAAACGTGAAATAAAATGAATAAGATTCTCAGAATCCTGTCAGATAATTGGCATGATTTACTACTAGTCTCTTATAGCCCAGAAAAGAGGCTGGCGACAACGACGTCCCAGCCTCTTCTAAACCACTATTCATCTTCAACACCTGTATCATCAGGCGCGCCGTCAAGGAAGTTTGATTCACTTACGTAAATACGCACCAATGCACGTGTTTGCATAACGCGCATGCGACGTTCTCTTGCTTCTTCAAGTTGCGCTTCTGCTTCCAGGCGATCCGCTTCTGCACGTTCCGCATCGATTTCATCTGGACTTTGAGCGATGGTACTGAAAATATTGACAGCATCGTCCGCAACTTCGGCTACACCGCCAAAAACAGCTAATATTTTTTCAACGCCGTCATTAACGATTTTCAAAACCCCATCACCCAGAACAGTCGAAAGGGGCGCATGTCTGGGTAAAATACCAAGCGTGCCATCAATTGCGCGCATCACGACTTTATCTGCTTCCTCAACAAACTTCACACCTCGGGGAGTGGTAATTGTTACGGTTAATTTTTTCGCATTATTTGCCATGTTACTCACCCTGCTGGTTCTTGTACTTTTCCACGACTTCGTCAATTGTTCCGACGTTCAAGAAGTAACCTTCTGGAATATCATCATGAACCCCTTCGATAATTTCACGGAATCCACGTAACGTTTCTTCAATCGTCACATAGCGGCCCGGTACAGTCGTGTACTTCTCAGCAACATAGAATGGTTGTGATAAGAAACGTTGTACTTTTCTGGCACGGCTGACGATTTGTTTATCTTCATCCGACAGTTGGTCCATACCTAAAATTGCAACGATATCTTGCAAATCTTTGTAGTGTTGCAAAATACGTTGCACACCTTGGGCAACTTGGTAGTGCTCTGCACCCACGATATCCGCTTCCAAAATACGCGAAGAAGATGCCAATGGATCAATCGCCGGATAGATTCCTTGCTCAACAATCGAGCGCGAAAGCACGGTAACAGCATCCAAATGGGCAAACGTTGTTGCAGTTGCTGGATCGGTAAAGTCATCTGCCGGCACATAAATTGCTTGAACCGACGTGATGGATCCAGACTTCGTTGACGTAATTCGTTCTTGTAAGGAACCGATTTCGTTCGCTAGAGTCGGTTGGTACCCAACTGCACTTGGCGTCCGTCCGAGTAGTGCTGAAACTTCAGAACCAGCTTGGACAAAACGGAAAATATTGTCGATAAACAACAAAACGTCCTGTTGCTTTTCGTCACGGAAATATTCTGACATACTTAATCCGGTTAAACCGACACGCATCCGGACGCCTGGTGGTTCGTTCATTTGACCGAACACAAGCGCTGTGTTTTCAATAACACCAGAATTTTTCATATCGTAATACAAGTCATTTCCTTCACGTGTCCGCTCGCCTACCCCAACAAATACTGAGTAACCGCCGTGTTCTTGGGCAATACTGTTAATCAATTCCATGATTAAAACAGTTTTCCCTACACCTGCTCCACCAAACAAACCAATCTTACCACCTTTAGAGAACGGACAAAGCAAGTCAATCGCCTTAATTCCCGTTTCCAAAACTTCCGGTTGTGATTGTTGATCAATCAAGCGTGGTGCCTCTCTATGAATCGGCCAATATTCTTTCGCTTCAATCGGTGGTTGATTATCGATTGGTTCGCCCAGAACGTTTACCATTCGGCCTAATACTTCTTCACCCACAGGGACTTTAATCGGCCCACCGGTATCGAATGCTTCCATTCCGCGGATTAATCCGTCTGTTGGGTGCATAGCAATACAACGAACGCTGTTATCGCCCAAATGTTGCATAACCTCGACTACAATGGTTCCATCCTCGAAAGGAATGTTAATCGCATTATAGAGACGCGGTACTTCTTCTTCGAAACGGATATCTAGAACCGCTCCGATTACTTTTGTGATCGTTCCTTTGTTTTTATCTGTCATATCGTTCACCTATTATCAAAAGTTTGACCCTCCTATTATTTCGCTCAATTCTTGCGTGATGTCTGCTTGACGTTGACGGTTGTATTGCAGATTCAAATCATCAATAATTTCCTCTGCATTTTTGCCCGCTGCATCCATGTTGACCATCCGTGCAGCCTGCTCGCTTGTATGCGATTCTGAGTATGCCCGGAACAAGTTCATGTGCAAATACAAGGGGATAATGTGATCAATGAAGGTGTCGATTCCCTGTTCATAAATACGGTCCGAATCTTCTGTCGTTCCTTCACCAGGAACATCGATTGGCAAGAGTTGCTCGACCATAGGATGATGGGTCATAACGTTCTCAAAGTCTGTATACGCGATGAAGATTTCATCAACTTCCTCTGATAAGTATAAATCCGTCATCCATTTCGCCAAACTCAGCGTTCCGTAATATACCTGCGAATCAGATACATCGGTTATTCTTCGAATGATATTTTTCTTTCTTTTCCTAAAAAACGAATCACCAATTGAGCCAACAACGAGTATTTTTTCGTTTTTACCTTCATTCATATGTTTCAATGCTTTGGTTAAGATGTTGGCATTGTAACTACCCGCAAAGCCGCGGTCACTTGTTAAAACGACATATAACGAGTTTTTTACTTCTCGTCCTTCGTAAAAGATGTGATTGGCAGCCTTTTTCAAGCTGCCCACTTCTTCCACTTGGCGTTTTAGTCCGTCGTAGATGGGACGGACTCCCTCTAATTGTGTCCTTGCTTGATTCAGTTTGGTGGAGGCAATCATATCCATCGCTCGAATAATTTGTTCAGTCGAGCCGACGTTCGCGATTCTTTCTTTAATCTCTCTAATCGACGCCATTTATGATTCCTCCTAACTGTAATTGTATTGGTCTTTGACCGTGCTGATAATGCTGTCGATTTCTTTTGCAAGTTCATCAGTCACATTACCTGTCTTTTTAATTTCAGCCTTGATTTCTGGGTGACGTGATGTAACGTACTTCAAGAAATCATTCTGGAATTGGCGGACACGGTTAACTTCAACATCTGCAAAATGACGATTACTCAAAGCATAGAATACTAATACTTGGTTCTCGATGGACATCGGGCGGTACTGAACCTGTTTCAATACTTCCATAATCCGCTTTCCATGCTCTAGACGGTCCAGTGTGTCTTGATCCAAGTCACTACCGAACTGGGAGAAAACGGATAATTCTTTATACTGCGCAAATTCA
This genomic interval from Jeotgalibaca porci contains the following:
- the ant(9) gene encoding aminoglycoside nucleotidyltransferase ANT(9) encodes the protein MNNKEIPKEAIQASKIIEELLDSILVGIYLYGSAVMGGLRINSDVDILVVINRSLSERTRRDLTDRLMLISGKIGNTKDMRPLEVTVINQKDIIPWHFPPRYEFMYGEWLREQFEKGDIPEPTYDPDLAILLAQLRKNSINLLGPKATEVIEPVPMTDIRKAIKESLPGLITSIKGDERNVILTLARMWVTASTGEIRSKDLAAEWAIPQLPYEHAILLDKARKAYLGGYIDKWKGMDSEVTELVNNMKKSIESSLNL
- a CDS encoding GNAT family N-acetyltransferase; its protein translation is MMLSENNSTPRSDEELQKNMVAELKPHNAPITLVEYDPSWSDLFEQEANRIRSVLGNKALQIEHVGSTSVPGLCAKPIIDMLLVVKDSADELSYVPALESAGYILRIREPEWFEHRLFKGPDTDINLHVFSSGTSEIDRMLRFRDWLRTNDADRDKYAQVKRNLAKNKWRHVQHYADAKTPIIQKIMERASLNLENGIPEKNLFMMCKALNSNAISELSDEYHVRTCRRDELDIWKEMPFDDVKSAKEYNGFMTEYFNDVYGSKEDLFFQKCLFVCDKNDTPIGTCFAWKAYEKISTIHWFKVRKNYEGSGIGRALLSIVMRSIKENDYPVFLHTQPSSFRAIKLYSDFGFAFLTDPIIGYRKNDLEECLTILKEHMPQKDFEKLQFAEAPEDFLKAVKSSKINQF
- a CDS encoding class I SAM-dependent methyltransferase, with product MKENKYDKTIFFKKYSQMSRSQQGLAGAGEWETLKKLLPDFKDKRVLDLGCGYGWHCIYAMEHGASSVVGVDISHKMLEVAKEKTHFPQVEYKCCAIEDVEFPEESFDVILSSLAFHYVADYEILVKKIYRILKSGGKLVFTVEHPVFTAYGTQDWHYNEKGEILHFPVDNYYYEGKRTAVFLGEKVTKYHRTLTTYLNTLLSNGFIINQIVEPQPPENMMDIPGMQDEMRRPMMLIVSANKKEKR
- a CDS encoding MerR family transcriptional regulator, with the translated sequence MNDVVIRTGLSKDTIRYYEKLGLVSPSRDEYARRYNEKDIERLSHIQKLKHLDYSLKEIQQLVELDERLETIEAIETMSVQDRQNIEKLLADKIKHTQHKIGHLNASLGQLLLMHQKIKDLPK
- the rlmD gene encoding 23S rRNA (uracil(1939)-C(5))-methyltransferase RlmD, giving the protein MKKKTYPTEVLDVTIKRITPEGYGYVKHIHPPERGSNGRGLTINVTNVVPGDVVRVTIPNAKGRRKAVVEYDELLQPGPTRNLDIPTHEAVSGGTPLQYMKYAAQLEYKMDMVKTYLQEKDFDISVVKPIIGMDEPNRYRNKMELTFGPNGELGMHQQGNFRRVIDLEDSILAPQIMVDVKHTISKWQKDYDLPGYEKTTQEGLLRNLLMRYSFATDELMIILYVTEGPGKYQAAADDLVTRLTTQFKNLVSLQWVEHASSAERIQADETFILHGRDYINDELNGFKYRIWPDTFFQANPIQAEKLVELALEMADVNEDMRVLDLFCGVGTFSLPLAKNSKDLAGIEIVENSIISARRNAEDNGLANTFFMTRDARQGLIDLKEAWGHPDLLVLDPPRSGAGGKVMRSIGRFGTDKVVYISCSPKSLADDLTWLRDFGYELITVQPVDQFPHTTHVETILLMQKVKG
- the rlmD gene encoding 23S rRNA (uracil(1939)-C(5))-methyltransferase RlmD — protein: MKNNYEGLPVAKNEILTAAFEDLTSEGLGVAKVDGYPLFVVDGLPGETATIKVTKLGKSYGFARIVERLTTSEDRIPTTDVLGTRVGTMPLQHMRYSAQLAFKQNMVVQDLKRIAKLPNIKVHETIGMSNPWGYRNKAQIPVRGKDGKLVTGFFRKGTHELIPMENFHIQDPKIDEAILKVRDILQEYGIKPYDERKNIGNIRHIMVRRGYYTGEMMIVLVTRTAKLFPLSKIIPDIREALPEVVSIVQNVNPRRTNVILGEENIVLYGEDAYHDTLLGHTFAISSKSFYQINPKQTEELYSLALEAAKLTGKETVVDAYCGIGTISLALADKAEHVFAMEIVPDAIEMAKRNAEENNISNVTFEVGAAEELLPQWAEKGVKADVILVDPPRKGLELSFIDAAVEMNPDRIVYVSCNPSTLARDLALFDEKGFKATEVTPVDLFPQTLHVECVVALENVNK
- the atpC gene encoding ATP synthase F1 subunit epsilon — encoded protein: MANNAKKLTVTITTPRGVKFVEEADKVVMRAIDGTLGILPRHAPLSTVLGDGVLKIVNDGVEKILAVFGGVAEVADDAVNIFSTIAQSPDEIDAERAEADRLEAEAQLEEARERRMRVMQTRALVRIYVSESNFLDGAPDDTGVEDE
- the atpD gene encoding F0F1 ATP synthase subunit beta yields the protein MTDKNKGTITKVIGAVLDIRFEEEVPRLYNAINIPFEDGTIVVEVMQHLGDNSVRCIAMHPTDGLIRGMEAFDTGGPIKVPVGEEVLGRMVNVLGEPIDNQPPIEAKEYWPIHREAPRLIDQQSQPEVLETGIKAIDLLCPFSKGGKIGLFGGAGVGKTVLIMELINSIAQEHGGYSVFVGVGERTREGNDLYYDMKNSGVIENTALVFGQMNEPPGVRMRVGLTGLSMSEYFRDEKQQDVLLFIDNIFRFVQAGSEVSALLGRTPSAVGYQPTLANEIGSLQERITSTKSGSITSVQAIYVPADDFTDPATATTFAHLDAVTVLSRSIVEQGIYPAIDPLASSSRILEADIVGAEHYQVAQGVQRILQHYKDLQDIVAILGMDQLSDEDKQIVSRARKVQRFLSQPFYVAEKYTTVPGRYVTIEETLRGFREIIEGVHDDIPEGYFLNVGTIDEVVEKYKNQQGE